One window from the genome of Chloroflexota bacterium encodes:
- a CDS encoding PAS domain S-box protein yields the protein MSEMTTISKADLANLEERVERLASDKAYLQLTIQLMNKMSAVSGLANTIETMLKSVSDVIGGVNLILYYVIDGGVYYADVYGDTKKLDAVDDERVKKVMDTREPIEYAHEFSDGKLMTPESSKAYTWIAPLLVEAELIGVFKLESLPIAVRELSRQLPTFFNYAALVLKNEILGYTRLQKDDNDLAQEMSARKQVEAELHWANQALEDRVVARIAELQTANAQLEENEKQITALLDKSEQSRRALLNILEDERQLEMALRRERALLSRIMETSPVGITMVDRDGQITFANPQAERVLDLPKEEITQRAYNAPSWFITDYDGNPFPDEKLPFRQVMSTGKPVLDVQHTIIWSNGRHVFLSINGAPILDQAGKVESVVLTVADITERHRAEVEIKRLNRVYAVLSNINQMIVRTRDPQQLFEETCRIAVEDGEFRLAWIGQYDDQTQQIHVSAHHGHSDGFLEHVQRVRLSETPTRADPTATAIRENRCFLSNDIEREDGAALWRNEALTRGYRSCAILPLQVFDRVWGAVHLYAPVPGFFDDQEMSLLTEMAADLGYAVESLQRDEQRRQAEQALRESEEKYRTIIEQSAEGVTLNDEAGNIVEWNQANERMTGLKQSQVLGIPLWDMMMKIIAPDRATVQRREFLKSAVLEALQTGKSSLFAAPIEAEFYPPPSKEKHYLHQTIFPIKTEKGYRIATLTEDITERKRVEQELRETNELLRAIIEAAPTAIIGLDLEGRVHTVWNPAAEKMLGWSAQEAMGNFLPSVPVEKEDEFRRFRDLIRSGQTLNGIEVQRQKRDGTPIDYSIYASALHNPEGQITGNVAVLVDITERKRADNALRESEQKFRGFVESSSEGFTLVDEQGTIIEWNHAREKITGLPASQVLGKAYWDVQYQMLPREWQTPERHARNKQIVLDALQTGQSPIFAKVIEAEVMRQDGTRQFIQQTIFPIKTDKGYRIGSVTSNITERKRAEQERLAHLRFFECMDQINRAMQGTNDLEQMMRDVLDATLAIFDCDRAWLVYPCDPEATLWQVPMERTRPEYPSVLPLGVELPMDPAGATVFRILRGATGPVKFGPRSERPVPVEIAQGFSVQSFIAMAIYPKVGKPWVFGLHQCSYPRVWTAEEERLFQEIGRRLSDALSSLLMYRDLQESEAKFSTAFRSSPSALSVSSAQNRIYLDVNESFLQATGYTRAQVLGHTSAELNLWAVPEQAEQYRRLFQEHGSVHNFEYEFRRQTGEVGYALVSATLITLGGEICILAQSNDITERNRAEQEHLAHLRFLESMDQINRAIQGTNDLEEMMGNVLDVVLSIFDCDRAWLLYPCDPDAPSFRVPMEITKPEYPGAKFLNVDVPMSPGEAQNMREALESDTPVIYTAGTERPISTAKQFGVQSQMFVPVYPKVGKPWVFGLHQCSYPRVWTPEEERLFQEIGRRLTDGLTSLLAHRDLQDSEAKFSMAFRSSPTALSVSSAKSRIYLDVNESFLQATGYARAEVVGHTSAELNLWAEPEQRARYRQLLEEHGSVHNFECAFRRKNGEVGYAMVSATLITLGGETCILAQSSDITERKRAEEALRESEERFSTVFRLSPVAISIVRAADGRFVDVNDVFVKTSGYTREEIVGRTSDQLELWANPENHAAKIRELDEHNAVDTFEFKARTKSGEIKIGLAATAPIDLGGEKHFLSLIHDITDRKSAEETLRQQGAALEAAANGIVITDRQGVIRWVNPAFTRLTGFTAEESIGQNPRIWQSGKHDGAFFKNLWDTILAGQVWRGEIINRRKDGSLYTEEMTITPVRQVEGEITHFIAIKQNISERKQHEDEREAIIRISNALRTSPTRSEMLPVLLDQLNDLFHSDGATLAMQDPVTGEIVIELGRSIVGRNFTGARLAPGQGVSALVIASGKPYLNNDVRNDPRFVPLDQLGEAHAVACAPLITQDHTIGALWIVRQSSITENELRLLVAIADIAANAIHRTTLHEQTEQQLRRLTALHQIDNAISASLDLHIILNVLLNNSVALLGADAADILLYDPYTQTLSYAAGCGFRTRNIEYSQVRLGQGQAGTAALERRVIALPDMDQADSAFKLAALLADEGFVSHFCAPLIAKGQIKGVIEVFHRARLDPPAGWLDFLETLATQAAIAIDNATLFDHLQRSNLELKLAYDATIEGWSRALDLRDKETEGHTQRVAEMSVRLARSLGMRDEELIQVRRGALLHDIGKMGIPDRILLKGGSLTEQEWDIMRRHPTYAYELIAPIAFLRAALDIPYCHHEKWDGSGYPRGLKGEQIPLSARAFAVVDVWDALRSDRPYRHAWTKEQAYDYIREQAGIQFDPQVVEAFFALLVTLPG from the coding sequence ATGTCTGAGATGACGACCATATCAAAGGCGGACCTTGCCAATCTGGAAGAACGCGTCGAGCGGCTCGCGTCCGATAAAGCATATCTTCAGTTGACGATCCAACTGATGAACAAGATGAGCGCCGTGTCGGGTCTCGCGAACACCATCGAGACCATGTTGAAATCGGTGAGTGACGTGATTGGCGGCGTCAATCTCATTCTGTACTATGTGATTGACGGCGGCGTCTACTATGCGGATGTCTATGGCGACACAAAGAAACTCGATGCCGTTGACGATGAGCGCGTGAAAAAGGTTATGGACACGCGCGAGCCAATCGAGTACGCCCACGAGTTCAGCGATGGCAAGTTGATGACGCCCGAGTCTTCCAAGGCGTACACGTGGATCGCGCCGCTTCTTGTCGAAGCGGAATTGATCGGCGTGTTCAAGTTGGAGAGTCTGCCCATCGCGGTGCGCGAATTATCGCGACAGTTGCCGACCTTCTTCAATTACGCCGCGTTGGTTCTGAAAAACGAGATCCTGGGATACACGCGACTCCAAAAAGATGACAATGACCTCGCACAAGAAATGTCGGCACGCAAACAGGTGGAGGCAGAACTGCATTGGGCGAATCAAGCCCTGGAAGACCGCGTCGTGGCACGCATCGCCGAATTGCAAACTGCCAACGCGCAACTCGAGGAGAATGAAAAGCAGATCACCGCGCTGCTCGACAAGTCGGAGCAATCGCGTCGCGCGTTGTTGAACATCCTGGAGGACGAAAGGCAGTTGGAAATGGCGCTGCGCCGCGAGCGCGCGCTCCTCAGTCGCATCATGGAGACAAGTCCGGTTGGCATCACGATGGTGGATCGCGACGGGCAAATCACGTTTGCTAATCCGCAAGCCGAGCGCGTGTTGGACTTGCCGAAAGAGGAAATCACTCAGCGCGCCTACAATGCGCCGTCTTGGTTCATCACGGATTACGATGGCAATCCTTTCCCCGATGAAAAACTTCCGTTCCGCCAAGTCATGTCCACGGGCAAACCAGTCCTGGATGTTCAACACACCATCATCTGGTCCAACGGGCGTCACGTCTTTCTTTCCATCAATGGCGCGCCGATCCTGGACCAAGCCGGCAAAGTCGAAAGTGTCGTCCTCACCGTCGCCGACATTACCGAACGCCACCGCGCCGAGGTGGAGATCAAACGGCTTAACCGGGTCTACGCGGTTCTCAGCAATATCAACCAGATGATTGTGCGGACACGTGACCCGCAACAACTTTTCGAAGAGACCTGCCGGATTGCGGTGGAGGACGGCGAGTTCCGACTTGCGTGGATCGGACAGTACGACGATCAGACCCAGCAGATCCATGTTTCCGCACATCATGGACATAGCGATGGTTTTCTTGAACATGTTCAACGCGTCCGTTTGAGTGAAACCCCAACGCGCGCCGATCCGACCGCGACCGCGATTCGTGAGAATCGTTGTTTCCTTTCGAATGATATCGAACGCGAGGACGGCGCGGCGCTCTGGCGCAACGAGGCGCTCACGCGCGGCTATCGTTCCTGTGCTATCCTGCCGCTCCAAGTGTTTGATCGTGTCTGGGGCGCGGTTCATCTTTACGCGCCAGTTCCCGGATTCTTCGACGATCAAGAAATGTCGTTGCTGACGGAAATGGCGGCAGACCTGGGCTATGCGGTTGAATCGTTGCAACGCGACGAGCAACGCCGGCAAGCCGAACAAGCGTTGCGCGAGAGCGAAGAAAAATATCGCACCATCATCGAACAATCGGCAGAAGGCGTTACGCTGAATGATGAAGCCGGCAACATTGTAGAATGGAATCAAGCGAACGAGAGAATGACGGGTTTGAAGCAGAGCCAAGTCCTGGGGATACCCCTTTGGGATATGATGATGAAAATCATCGCCCCGGATCGAGCAACCGTGCAGCGACGCGAATTTCTCAAATCCGCTGTGCTAGAAGCGCTACAAACTGGCAAGTCCTCCTTGTTTGCCGCGCCGATCGAGGCGGAGTTTTATCCACCGCCAAGCAAAGAAAAGCATTACCTTCACCAAACAATCTTCCCCATCAAAACAGAAAAGGGTTATCGCATTGCCACCCTGACCGAGGACATCACCGAACGCAAGCGAGTGGAACAGGAACTGCGAGAGACCAACGAACTTCTTCGCGCGATTATCGAGGCAGCTCCAACCGCGATCATCGGTTTGGACTTGGAAGGAAGAGTTCACACCGTTTGGAATCCTGCGGCTGAAAAGATGCTCGGCTGGAGCGCTCAAGAAGCGATGGGCAATTTCCTTCCCAGCGTACCGGTGGAAAAAGAGGATGAATTCCGGCGATTTCGCGATTTGATCCGAAGCGGTCAGACTCTGAACGGTATCGAAGTCCAACGACAAAAACGTGATGGCACGCCGATTGACTATAGCATTTATGCGTCAGCATTGCATAACCCAGAGGGACAGATTACCGGAAACGTCGCCGTGTTGGTGGACATCACCGAACGCAAGCGCGCGGACAATGCGTTGCGCGAGAGCGAGCAAAAATTCCGCGGCTTTGTCGAAAGTTCATCCGAGGGATTCACGTTGGTGGACGAGCAAGGCACGATCATCGAGTGGAACCATGCGCGCGAGAAAATAACCGGTTTGCCGGCAAGTCAAGTGCTCGGTAAAGCATACTGGGATGTTCAGTACCAAATGCTCCCACGGGAATGGCAGACGCCTGAACGTCACGCGCGTAACAAACAAATCGTGTTGGATGCGCTGCAGACTGGTCAATCGCCTATCTTTGCAAAAGTGATCGAAGCCGAAGTGATGCGGCAAGATGGCACACGTCAATTTATTCAGCAGACCATCTTCCCGATCAAGACCGACAAGGGCTATCGGATCGGTTCGGTGACGAGTAACATCACCGAACGCAAGCGCGCCGAGCAAGAACGTCTGGCGCATCTGCGATTCTTTGAATGTATGGATCAGATCAATCGGGCGATGCAAGGGACGAATGATCTTGAGCAGATGATGCGCGATGTACTCGACGCGACACTGGCGATCTTTGATTGCGACCGCGCGTGGCTGGTTTACCCGTGTGACCCGGAAGCAACATTGTGGCAAGTGCCAATGGAGCGCACTCGACCGGAATATCCCAGTGTTCTTCCGCTGGGGGTTGAACTGCCGATGGATCCCGCTGGCGCAACGGTGTTTCGAATTTTGAGAGGCGCGACGGGTCCAGTGAAATTCGGTCCGAGGTCTGAGCGCCCAGTGCCGGTAGAGATAGCGCAAGGTTTCAGTGTTCAATCCTTCATCGCGATGGCGATTTATCCCAAGGTCGGCAAACCCTGGGTGTTCGGACTCCACCAGTGTTCGTACCCCCGTGTCTGGACAGCGGAAGAGGAGCGCCTGTTTCAAGAGATCGGCAGGCGGTTGAGCGACGCTTTAAGCAGTTTGTTGATGTATCGTGATCTCCAAGAAAGCGAAGCGAAATTTTCGACCGCGTTCCGTTCCAGTCCGTCCGCTCTGTCGGTTTCCTCAGCGCAAAACCGGATTTATCTTGACGTGAACGAAAGTTTCTTGCAGGCGACCGGCTACACGCGAGCGCAAGTCCTGGGTCACACCTCCGCCGAGTTGAACCTGTGGGCTGTACCGGAGCAAGCCGAGCAGTACCGGCGATTGTTCCAAGAACACGGTAGCGTACACAATTTCGAATATGAGTTTCGACGCCAGACAGGCGAAGTGGGATATGCACTGGTGTCGGCGACGCTCATCACACTCGGCGGAGAAATATGCATTCTGGCGCAATCCAACGATATCACCGAGCGCAATCGCGCGGAGCAGGAGCACCTCGCGCATTTGCGGTTCCTGGAAAGCATGGATCAGATCAATCGAGCGATACAGGGTACGAACGATCTTGAGGAGATGATGGGTAATGTGCTCGACGTGGTGCTTTCGATCTTTGATTGCGACCGGGCATGGCTCCTCTATCCGTGCGATCCGGATGCGCCGTCGTTTCGGGTACCAATGGAAATCACCAAGCCCGAATATCCCGGCGCCAAGTTCTTGAATGTGGACGTGCCGATGTCCCCCGGCGAAGCGCAGAATATGCGGGAAGCTCTGGAGTCGGATACCCCAGTGATTTACACCGCCGGGACGGAAAGACCAATCTCGACTGCCAAGCAATTTGGCGTTCAGTCCCAGATGTTTGTTCCGGTTTATCCCAAGGTCGGCAAGCCCTGGGTGTTCGGGTTGCATCAGTGTTCTTACCCACGCGTTTGGACCCCGGAGGAGGAGCGGCTGTTTCAAGAGATCGGCAGACGGCTGACCGATGGCTTGACCAGTCTGTTGGCACACCGCGATCTGCAAGACAGCGAAGCGAAATTCTCGATGGCGTTTCGTTCGAGTCCGACGGCTTTGTCGGTCAGTTCAGCGAAAAGCCGGATTTATCTTGACGTGAACGAAAGTTTTTTGCAAGCAACCGGCTACGCGCGAGCAGAGGTCGTGGGACACACCTCCGCCGAGTTGAACCTGTGGGCTGAACCTGAGCAAAGAGCGCGATACCGCCAACTGTTAGAAGAACACGGCAGTGTACACAATTTCGAATGTGCGTTTCGGCGCAAGAATGGCGAAGTGGGATATGCAATGGTGTCGGCGACGCTCATCACACTCGGCGGAGAGACCTGTATTCTGGCGCAATCCAGCGACATTACCGAACGCAAGCGCGCCGAGGAAGCGCTGCGCGAAAGCGAAGAACGCTTCTCGACCGTCTTTCGCCTCAGTCCCGTCGCGATCAGCATCGTGCGCGCCGCGGATGGACGCTTTGTTGATGTCAATGATGTATTCGTCAAAACATCGGGTTACACACGCGAGGAAATCGTCGGCCGGACATCGGACCAACTTGAACTATGGGCGAATCCCGAAAATCACGCGGCAAAGATCAGAGAACTGGACGAGCATAACGCGGTGGACACGTTCGAATTCAAAGCCCGCACCAAGTCGGGCGAGATCAAGATTGGTCTTGCCGCGACAGCGCCGATAGACCTGGGTGGGGAAAAACATTTTCTGTCGCTCATCCACGACATCACCGACCGCAAGAGCGCGGAGGAAACGCTGCGGCAACAAGGCGCGGCGCTCGAAGCCGCCGCGAATGGCATCGTCATCACCGATCGTCAGGGCGTCATTCGCTGGGTCAACCCTGCCTTTACGCGCTTGACGGGCTTTACCGCCGAAGAGTCAATTGGTCAGAATCCGCGCATTTGGCAATCCGGCAAACATGACGGTGCATTTTTCAAGAATCTTTGGGACACGATTCTCGCGGGTCAGGTCTGGCGCGGCGAGATTATCAATCGCCGCAAGGACGGGTCGTTGTACACGGAAGAAATGACGATCACGCCCGTGCGCCAAGTTGAGGGCGAGATCACTCACTTTATCGCCATCAAGCAGAATATCAGCGAGCGCAAGCAACACGAGGACGAACGCGAAGCAATCATCCGGATTTCCAATGCCTTGCGCACCTCGCCCACCCGCTCGGAGATGCTCCCCGTGCTCCTCGATCAATTGAACGATCTGTTCCATTCGGACGGCGCGACCTTGGCGATGCAAGACCCGGTGACCGGAGAAATCGTCATCGAACTGGGGCGAAGCATCGTCGGGAGAAATTTCACCGGCGCGCGCCTTGCGCCTGGTCAGGGTGTCAGCGCGTTGGTCATTGCAAGCGGCAAACCCTATCTCAATAACGATGTGCGGAATGATCCGCGTTTTGTCCCGCTTGATCAGCTCGGCGAAGCCCACGCCGTGGCTTGCGCGCCGCTCATCACCCAGGACCATACCATTGGCGCGCTCTGGATCGTCCGTCAGAGTAGCATTACTGAAAATGAGTTGCGTCTGCTTGTGGCAATCGCGGACATTGCCGCAAACGCGATTCACCGCACCACACTCCACGAACAAACCGAACAGCAACTGCGTCGTTTGACCGCGCTGCATCAAATTGATAACGCGATCAGCGCGAGTCTCGATCTGCACATTATTCTCAACGTGTTGCTGAACAACAGTGTCGCGCTTCTCGGCGCGGATGCGGCGGACATTCTGCTGTACGACCCGTACACCCAGACGTTGAGTTACGCGGCAGGTTGCGGCTTCCGCACCCGCAACATCGAATACTCGCAAGTGCGTCTGGGACAAGGTCAGGCGGGCACCGCGGCGCTCGAACGCCGCGTGATCGCTCTCCCGGATATGGATCAAGCCGACAGTGCCTTCAAGCTTGCCGCGCTCTTGGCGGATGAAGGATTCGTCTCGCACTTTTGCGCGCCGCTGATCGCCAAGGGGCAGATCAAAGGCGTGATCGAAGTGTTTCATCGCGCGCGGCTCGATCCACCGGCGGGGTGGCTTGATTTTCTCGAAACGTTGGCAACGCAAGCCGCGATCGCCATAGACAACGCGACCCTGTTCGATCACTTGCAGCGTTCCAATCTGGAATTGAAACTGGCTTATGACGCGACCATTGAGGGTTGGTCGCGCGCACTCGATCTGCGCGACAAGGAAACGGAAGGACATACGCAGCGTGTGGCGGAGATGTCGGTGCGCTTGGCAAGGTCGTTGGGGATGCGCGACGAGGAGTTGATTCAGGTGCGCCGCGGCGCGCTCTTGCATGACATCGGCAAGATGGGTATTCCCGACCGCATCTTGCTCAAAGGGGGTTCGCTCACCGAGCAAGAATGGGACATTATGCGTAGGCATCCGACGTATGCCTACGAATTGATCGCGCCGATTGCGTTTCTACGCGCGGCGTTGGATATTCCCTACTGCCATCATGAGAAATGGGACGGGAGTGGTTATCCGCGTGGCTTGAAAGGCGAACAGATTCCGCTATCGGCGCGCGCGTTCGCGGTGGTTGATGTATGGGATGCCTTGCGCTCAGACCGACCGTATCGTCACGCGTGGACAAAGGAGCAGGCATACGACTATATCCGCGAGCAAGCGGGTATCCAATTTGATCCGCAAGTCGTGGAGGCATTCTTTGCGCTGTTGGTCACCTTACCCGGATGA
- a CDS encoding LysM peptidoglycan-binding domain-containing protein has protein sequence MKNWKLGMGCLVFLILLLAGGGAALWLLVPEVEEQLPVGASPIIVTLSAPANGAALALNGPTTIEAQAFGAQPIIALELWIDGVPSQAKSAPPELQLKQLSASWLWLPVVEGEHVLLARALAADQQIATSNAVRVSASKNANVQLIVAHPVQPGETLQGIAKQYGTTPQEIIDANPPTSSGNPVTPGGDVNIPIEPPPPDVGDDPSVAGDPNAPGETGDANTSFDPGPPSDPSEEPSTNKPSKYGIWIGNLLGKLLQNTLPTAPTIKANAIPGKCDADIRIADKSKNEAGFVIYRLDPNSHVFQRVATLDANGDESLHFVDKGLYGKFQYYVAAFNAAGESPSNIVNVKVADDKCLTPEWQSISLEKTKISVTQPVDKMYCYLSVNKGPWTRVPPGAEDFLQPKNGEVDLSKFIKKLAPPDAQGNITLNLECWGWRGNALVNLGEASTTINANQLNKPIQFGNINYKLIANVNRGKIDLSGHATQPSDGDPPPPPSPWIDPPTGAKFTTDPEICAKHGHEVFCDIILSTKTPVLVWDWKSLICISSTSSDKCDGHLTKIDGYYVYETVSLGSGFSSSQLLATISNDKITLAFLPKDRLQPPPGIPVPQYSVRAFKSDHDFGNGFKGEVQSADSKLVSPPQNPPLPSPPKATVRDYRSFKYSESGASWGGLSTMGTGHDPIFDQLGSGEIVVGFDHLTQPSGWVGSQYQNIAYRGAVRFNLNELKDKSFTKAELQFRLRTGVFDTDLWATNQVPTCLSVLYLAQDDWTVPDYKVLPPGDVYKYVPNSWGIMNPTSLTVNADGVKIAESENFSIDVTSAVRDWAQGVRPNYGFVFGGADERFSVEDNNKCWSIYGPFGLSIK, from the coding sequence ATGAAAAACTGGAAACTGGGAATGGGCTGTTTGGTGTTTTTGATTCTCTTGCTCGCCGGGGGCGGCGCGGCGCTCTGGCTTCTCGTCCCCGAAGTGGAAGAGCAACTGCCGGTTGGCGCGTCGCCAATCATTGTAACGCTCTCCGCGCCGGCAAATGGCGCGGCGCTTGCGCTGAACGGACCGACGACCATCGAGGCGCAAGCCTTCGGCGCGCAGCCGATCATCGCGCTGGAATTGTGGATTGACGGCGTGCCATCGCAAGCCAAGAGCGCGCCGCCCGAGTTGCAACTCAAGCAACTCTCTGCGTCGTGGCTCTGGCTGCCGGTCGTCGAAGGCGAACACGTCTTGTTGGCGCGCGCGCTTGCTGCCGATCAACAAATCGCCACGTCGAATGCGGTGCGCGTGAGCGCGAGCAAGAACGCGAACGTGCAGTTGATCGTCGCGCATCCGGTTCAACCGGGCGAAACACTGCAAGGCATCGCGAAACAGTACGGCACGACGCCCCAGGAAATTATTGATGCGAATCCACCAACCAGTTCCGGCAACCCGGTCACGCCCGGCGGCGATGTCAACATTCCGATCGAGCCGCCGCCGCCGGATGTAGGCGACGATCCGAGCGTGGCGGGCGACCCCAACGCGCCCGGTGAGACGGGCGATGCCAACACGTCGTTCGATCCCGGTCCACCGAGCGATCCATCCGAGGAGCCGTCCACCAACAAGCCGAGCAAGTACGGAATTTGGATTGGCAACCTTCTCGGCAAGTTGCTTCAAAACACCTTGCCCACCGCGCCCACCATCAAAGCCAACGCCATTCCCGGCAAATGCGACGCGGATATTCGCATCGCCGACAAATCGAAAAATGAAGCGGGCTTTGTCATCTATCGGCTCGATCCAAATTCGCACGTCTTCCAACGCGTTGCGACGCTGGATGCGAACGGCGATGAGAGTTTGCATTTTGTGGACAAGGGATTGTACGGCAAGTTCCAGTACTATGTCGCCGCGTTCAATGCCGCCGGCGAATCGCCGAGCAACATCGTCAACGTCAAAGTTGCCGACGACAAGTGTCTCACACCGGAATGGCAATCAATTAGTTTGGAGAAAACCAAAATCAGCGTGACGCAACCCGTTGACAAGATGTACTGCTACCTCTCGGTCAACAAGGGACCCTGGACGCGCGTGCCACCCGGCGCGGAGGATTTTCTCCAACCCAAGAATGGCGAAGTAGACCTGAGCAAGTTCATCAAGAAACTCGCGCCGCCGGACGCGCAAGGCAATATCACGCTCAACCTGGAATGCTGGGGCTGGCGCGGCAACGCGTTAGTGAATCTCGGCGAAGCCAGCACGACGATCAACGCGAATCAGCTCAACAAGCCGATTCAATTTGGAAACATAAACTACAAGTTGATCGCGAATGTTAACCGGGGCAAAATTGACCTGAGTGGTCACGCGACCCAGCCCTCGGACGGCGATCCACCGCCGCCGCCCAGCCCCTGGATTGATCCGCCGACCGGCGCAAAATTTACGACCGACCCGGAGATCTGCGCCAAGCACGGACATGAGGTCTTTTGCGATATTATCCTGAGTACCAAGACGCCTGTCTTGGTCTGGGATTGGAAATCACTCATTTGCATTAGTAGTACAAGTTCGGACAAGTGTGATGGGCATCTTACGAAGATTGATGGGTATTACGTGTACGAGACGGTCTCGCTCGGATCGGGTTTCTCATCAAGCCAACTATTAGCAACCATCTCAAACGACAAGATCACGCTTGCCTTCCTGCCAAAAGACCGGCTACAACCACCGCCCGGCATCCCCGTGCCGCAATACTCTGTGCGCGCGTTCAAGAGCGATCATGATTTTGGAAACGGATTCAAGGGAGAGGTTCAATCCGCGGACAGCAAACTTGTATCGCCGCCGCAAAACCCTCCGCTGCCATCTCCGCCCAAGGCAACCGTACGCGACTATCGTTCCTTTAAGTACTCCGAAAGCGGAGCAAGTTGGGGCGGGTTGAGCACTATGGGGACGGGACATGATCCCATTTTTGATCAACTCGGGTCGGGCGAGATTGTCGTTGGATTTGACCATCTGACCCAGCCATCAGGATGGGTAGGTTCACAGTACCAAAACATCGCGTATCGCGGCGCAGTGCGCTTTAATCTCAACGAACTCAAGGATAAATCTTTCACCAAGGCGGAACTCCAATTCCGTCTCCGCACCGGTGTGTTCGACACCGACCTCTGGGCAACCAATCAAGTTCCCACATGTCTCTCGGTTCTCTATCTTGCCCAAGACGATTGGACGGTACCGGACTATAAGGTTCTGCCGCCGGGGGATGTGTACAAGTACGTGCCCAACTCTTGGGGTATCATGAATCCGACGAGTCTGACGGTCAACGCCGACGGAGTCAAGATCGCGGAATCTGAAAATTTCAGCATTGACGTGACCTCGGCGGTGCGTGACTGGGCGCAGGGAGTTCGTCCCAACTATGGATTTGTTTTCGGTGGTGCGGACGAAAGATTCTCCGTCGAGGACAATAACAAGTGCTGGTCCATCTACGGACCTTTTGGATTGTCCATCAAATAG